In one window of Nocardia brasiliensis DNA:
- a CDS encoding carotenoid oxygenase family protein, translated as MNSDTTLAKPYLTGHYQPVPDEVTAHNLPVRGTIPAELNGRYFRNGHNPKPGDIPTHWFKGAGMLHGLRLRDGRAEWYRNRWVKTPALDGAPYIRADGSIDLTASVAGTHIIEHAGRILALQEANLPFEVTAELDTVGAYDFGGKLKTAMTAHPKVDTVTGELHFFAYSSVAPHLIYYIASAAGELRHQQVVEGAGPSLMHDFAITEHYAVWLDLSVTFDPAETSGIPYRWDDAYRARIGILPRTAPGPVRWFDVEPGAMLHVSNAYEDAAGCVVVEGPRLDRSSWETSWKWWTGAPGYPTDPVAGALQHRWVLEPGQIAAREEMMDSLVTEFPTINDDYIGRRNRYSYAVAYPGSGSDGVGIVKYDNDTGARLLAPTGAGRIPGEAVFVPAADATAEDDGYLLTLVGDRAGTASELLVLDARDFTAPPVAAVELPRHVPGGIHGSWIAD; from the coding sequence ATGAACAGTGACACCACGCTTGCCAAGCCCTACCTGACCGGCCACTACCAGCCCGTGCCGGATGAGGTGACCGCGCACAACCTGCCGGTGCGCGGAACCATCCCCGCCGAACTGAACGGCCGCTACTTCCGCAACGGCCACAACCCGAAACCCGGTGACATACCCACACATTGGTTCAAAGGCGCGGGCATGCTGCACGGCCTGCGGCTGCGCGACGGACGGGCCGAGTGGTACCGCAACCGCTGGGTGAAGACGCCCGCCCTCGACGGCGCACCCTATATCCGCGCGGACGGCAGCATAGACTTGACCGCGAGCGTGGCGGGCACCCACATCATCGAGCACGCCGGTCGCATCCTGGCGCTGCAGGAGGCGAATCTGCCGTTCGAGGTGACCGCGGAGTTGGATACCGTGGGCGCCTACGACTTCGGTGGCAAGCTGAAGACCGCGATGACCGCGCACCCGAAGGTGGATACGGTCACCGGGGAACTGCACTTCTTCGCCTACTCCTCGGTCGCGCCACACCTGATCTACTACATCGCCTCCGCCGCGGGCGAGCTCCGCCATCAGCAGGTCGTCGAGGGGGCCGGGCCGTCGCTGATGCACGACTTCGCGATCACCGAGCACTACGCGGTGTGGCTGGACCTGTCGGTGACCTTCGATCCTGCCGAAACCTCCGGCATCCCTTATCGGTGGGATGACGCCTACCGAGCACGCATAGGCATTCTGCCCCGCACCGCGCCTGGCCCGGTGCGCTGGTTCGACGTGGAACCCGGTGCGATGCTGCATGTTTCGAATGCCTACGAGGACGCGGCCGGGTGCGTAGTCGTGGAGGGTCCGCGGCTGGACCGGTCGAGCTGGGAGACGTCGTGGAAGTGGTGGACCGGCGCACCCGGATACCCGACCGACCCGGTCGCCGGCGCCCTGCAGCACCGCTGGGTCCTCGAACCAGGGCAGATCGCGGCGCGTGAGGAAATGATGGACTCGCTGGTCACCGAATTCCCGACCATCAACGACGACTACATCGGGCGCCGCAACCGCTACAGTTACGCGGTCGCCTACCCGGGCTCCGGATCCGACGGCGTCGGAATCGTCAAGTACGACAACGACACCGGCGCACGCCTGCTGGCCCCGACGGGTGCCGGCCGGATCCCCGGCGAAGCTGTTTTCGTCCCCGCCGCCGACGCCACGGCCGAGGACGACGGCTACCTGCTCACCCTCGTCGGTGACCGCGCCGGTACGGCATCGGAGCTGCTCGTCCTCGACGCCCGCGATTTCACCGCGCCGCCGGTCGCGGCCGTCGAACTGCCACGACACGTGCCCGGCGGTATCCATGGCTCCTGGATCGCGGACTGA
- a CDS encoding alpha/beta fold hydrolase, protein MTTFTDTEPSRILTATDGVTLAVYESGPADAPTALLVHGWPDDHRVWDGVVALLTDRFRVVAYDVRGAGNSGRPNSTAAYRIPQLVADLTTVLDAVAPDGAHLLTHDWGSIAAWDAVADPEFAARTRSFTSISGPSLDMTGVWVRGIRRHPREVLTQLRHSFYSVPFQLPALPEVAVRRGLVSRIVAASSVRGEPEGTAPHTITLPDTLDGIALYRANMIRPVLFPRPRPVTVPVQVLAPRDDIHVSVACQTEAPQPFATNLRTHEIEGNHWVPAQRPAVVARRFREFTDTLR, encoded by the coding sequence ATGACCACGTTCACCGACACCGAACCGTCCCGGATCCTCACCGCTACCGATGGGGTGACACTGGCCGTATACGAGTCCGGCCCCGCCGATGCGCCGACCGCGCTGCTCGTGCACGGCTGGCCCGACGACCACCGGGTATGGGACGGTGTCGTCGCACTGCTCACCGATCGCTTCCGGGTCGTCGCCTACGACGTGCGCGGCGCCGGTAACTCCGGGCGGCCGAATTCGACTGCCGCCTATCGCATTCCGCAGCTGGTCGCCGACCTCACCACCGTGCTCGACGCGGTCGCGCCGGACGGCGCACACCTGCTCACGCACGACTGGGGTTCCATCGCCGCCTGGGACGCGGTCGCCGACCCCGAATTCGCCGCCCGGACAAGGTCGTTCACCAGCATCTCGGGGCCCTCACTCGACATGACCGGCGTGTGGGTGCGCGGCATCCGCCGCCACCCGCGCGAGGTGCTGACCCAGCTGCGGCACTCCTTCTATTCCGTGCCGTTCCAACTACCCGCGCTGCCCGAGGTCGCGGTGCGGCGTGGCCTGGTGTCCCGCATCGTGGCGGCGTCGAGCGTGCGCGGCGAGCCCGAAGGCACCGCGCCGCACACCATCACACTGCCCGACACCCTCGACGGCATCGCGCTCTATCGGGCCAATATGATTCGGCCCGTGCTGTTTCCGCGGCCACGCCCGGTCACGGTGCCCGTCCAGGTGCTCGCGCCGCGCGACGACATCCACGTCTCGGTGGCCTGCCAGACCGAGGCGCCGCAGCCGTTCGCGACGAACCTGCGGACCCACGAGATCGAGGGGAACCACTGGGTTCCGGCCCAACGTCCGGCCGTCGTCGCCCGCCGGTTCCGCGAATTCACCGACACGCTGCGGTGA
- a CDS encoding fumarylacetoacetate hydrolase family protein, whose amino-acid sequence MRFATISDRLSLITLSDTVIDLARASGGRFGPSIQDAYAHWDELLEFCATVTEEGTPLSAVATTEFGNPAPNPRQLFAIGLNYADHAAESGLAAPEEPAVFTKFVTSLAAPHGTITLVPGKVDWEVELVVVLGRRAHHVAASDAWRYVAGVTVGQDISERVRQRVGPAPQFSMGKSYPGFGPIGPVLVTPDEFDDPDDLELGCLINGEQMQQGRTADMVFPVPELIARLSAITPLLPGDVIFTGTPAGVGFGRTPERYLAPGDELVSYVRGVGEMRHQIIAGH is encoded by the coding sequence ATGCGTTTCGCCACCATCTCGGATCGGTTGTCGCTGATCACCTTGTCCGACACCGTCATCGACCTCGCCCGTGCCAGCGGCGGGCGGTTCGGCCCGAGCATCCAGGATGCCTATGCGCACTGGGACGAACTGCTCGAGTTCTGCGCGACCGTCACAGAGGAGGGCACGCCGTTGTCGGCCGTCGCGACAACCGAATTCGGCAATCCGGCCCCGAATCCCCGGCAGCTGTTCGCGATCGGTCTCAACTACGCCGACCACGCCGCGGAGTCGGGATTGGCCGCTCCCGAGGAACCGGCGGTGTTCACCAAGTTCGTGACCTCGCTGGCCGCTCCGCACGGGACGATCACGCTGGTGCCGGGCAAGGTGGACTGGGAGGTCGAGTTGGTGGTGGTGCTCGGCCGCCGGGCGCACCACGTGGCCGCCAGTGACGCGTGGCGATATGTCGCGGGAGTTACCGTGGGCCAGGATATTTCGGAGCGGGTTCGGCAGCGGGTCGGTCCGGCGCCCCAGTTCAGCATGGGCAAGTCCTACCCGGGCTTCGGTCCGATCGGACCGGTGCTGGTCACCCCGGACGAGTTCGACGATCCCGACGATCTGGAACTGGGCTGCCTGATCAACGGCGAGCAGATGCAGCAGGGCCGGACCGCCGACATGGTCTTCCCGGTGCCCGAGCTGATCGCGCGCCTGTCGGCGATCACGCCGTTGCTGCCGGGCGATGTCATCTTCACCGGAACCCCCGCCGGGGTCGGGTTCGGCCGCACGCCGGAGCGGTACCTCGCGCCCGGCGACGAACTGGTCAGCTACGTGCGTGGCGTCGGCGAGATGCGTCACCAGATCATCGCCGGGCACTGA
- a CDS encoding cutinase family protein has translation MRSSKRYAVTALLTAGVAVGSVVVADPAIARAEPMPCVATMNLFIPGTWETDENADPARPIGMLAPIAEAIQRQQGANSAIYFTPYMARAFDNGYTYADSKSTAVDNARAVLLDYGTRCPAARFTINGYSQGADAAGDIAADIGNDRGPIPADRVLAVGLLSDPGAGTNGETAVGPGAAGTGIADPRPQGMGKLTGRVTSICDPKDLYCSIQKGNNPLLGALGSILSKALSGALPAEAGFPLASALTADFSRADLPGLAPAIAGLTAALSAPAGVDVARVRTSAGTVMHTINPPVDLLDSGAANPAATAELSAAPGGTSDQHAGEVLTRATQCNLPGVAAVVGKIAEIADKMLSRGLGELRPSDPKARALRAAAVAVSDRITPLAATPPEVLGSATRTLSLLKPTVLVDQALDVAAEVTSFDLPAILADLALLPQRVVAMDAEGVHQVASALNDQLQPLVRLVGSVDLGWISQVLAVLPDALGFTEVAATVTSILSGVDITRLAQIVGRIQDVAASVLQRLVPPPGQAPDLVGAGTALSGLLPIGQDLAAVAGDLLAPKPRPKPPSVLGKRADVPARSVADTAAADPIAPFTRLLSFRDLNLGTLIRDGLSAASFVASNAHTNYGSLIVDDSGRNAVQWLGDWMNQRIGRVK, from the coding sequence ATGCGTTCGTCGAAACGGTATGCGGTCACCGCGTTGCTGACCGCCGGTGTCGCGGTCGGATCGGTCGTGGTGGCCGACCCCGCGATCGCGCGGGCGGAACCGATGCCCTGCGTGGCGACCATGAACCTGTTCATCCCGGGCACCTGGGAAACCGACGAGAATGCCGATCCCGCGCGTCCAATCGGCATGCTCGCGCCGATCGCGGAGGCCATTCAGCGGCAGCAGGGCGCGAATTCGGCGATCTATTTCACGCCGTACATGGCTCGCGCCTTCGATAACGGCTACACCTATGCCGACAGCAAGAGCACCGCCGTCGACAACGCTCGAGCCGTGTTGCTCGACTATGGAACACGGTGCCCTGCCGCGCGATTCACCATCAACGGCTACAGCCAGGGCGCGGACGCGGCAGGCGATATCGCGGCCGATATCGGCAACGACCGCGGCCCGATCCCGGCCGATCGGGTGCTCGCGGTCGGCCTGCTCTCCGATCCGGGCGCGGGCACCAACGGCGAGACCGCGGTCGGGCCCGGCGCGGCGGGGACGGGCATCGCCGACCCGCGGCCGCAGGGCATGGGCAAGCTGACCGGCCGGGTCACCTCGATCTGCGACCCGAAGGACCTGTACTGCTCGATCCAGAAGGGCAACAACCCGCTGCTCGGTGCGCTGGGCTCGATCCTGAGCAAGGCGTTGAGCGGTGCGCTGCCCGCCGAAGCGGGCTTTCCGCTGGCGTCGGCGCTGACCGCGGACTTCTCGCGCGCCGATCTGCCGGGGCTGGCACCGGCGATCGCCGGGTTGACCGCAGCGCTGAGCGCACCGGCCGGCGTGGATGTGGCCAGGGTGCGCACCAGCGCGGGCACTGTGATGCACACCATCAACCCGCCGGTCGATCTGCTCGACTCGGGCGCGGCCAATCCCGCGGCGACGGCCGAATTGTCCGCCGCCCCGGGCGGAACCTCGGACCAGCACGCGGGCGAGGTGCTGACCAGAGCGACCCAATGCAATCTGCCCGGCGTCGCGGCGGTGGTCGGGAAGATCGCCGAGATCGCGGACAAGATGCTGAGCCGCGGTCTGGGTGAGCTCCGGCCGAGCGATCCGAAGGCGCGGGCGCTGCGGGCCGCCGCCGTCGCGGTCAGCGACCGGATCACTCCGCTGGCCGCCACGCCGCCCGAGGTGCTCGGCTCGGCGACGCGAACGCTGTCGCTGCTCAAACCCACCGTGCTGGTTGATCAGGCGCTCGATGTCGCGGCCGAGGTCACCAGCTTCGATCTGCCCGCGATCCTGGCCGATCTGGCGTTGCTGCCGCAGCGGGTCGTCGCGATGGACGCCGAGGGCGTGCACCAGGTCGCGAGCGCGCTGAATGATCAGTTGCAGCCGCTGGTGCGGCTCGTCGGGTCGGTCGACCTCGGCTGGATCTCCCAGGTGCTGGCGGTGCTACCGGACGCGCTCGGCTTCACCGAGGTGGCCGCGACGGTGACCTCGATCCTGTCCGGTGTCGACATCACACGGCTGGCGCAGATCGTCGGCCGGATCCAGGATGTCGCGGCGTCGGTGCTGCAGCGGCTGGTGCCGCCGCCGGGCCAGGCGCCCGATCTGGTCGGCGCGGGCACCGCGCTGTCGGGCTTGCTCCCGATCGGCCAGGACCTGGCCGCGGTGGCGGGCGATCTGCTGGCGCCCAAACCGCGACCGAAGCCGCCGAGTGTCCTGGGTAAGCGGGCCGATGTGCCGGCGCGCTCCGTCGCCGACACCGCGGCCGCCGACCCGATCGCGCCGTTCACCCGGCTGCTCAGCTTCCGCGATCTCAACCTGGGCACGCTGATCCGCGACGGGCTCAGTGCCGCGAGCTTCGTCGCGTCCAACGCGCACACCAACTACGGCTCGCTGATCGTCGACGACTCCGGCCGCAACGCCGTGCAGTGGCTCGGCGACTGGATGAACCAGCGCATCGGCCGCGTCAAGTGA
- a CDS encoding VOC family protein translates to MALHRLASVTIGVPDPAATREYYTEFGLAPRSDGWLSTRDGGDQLRLVPAPSRRLAEIVVGADDSDDLDAVAARLRRLGLPVERTADSVATVEPIANFRAVVRISNRIAQPAAPVPPYNGPGRIERRGTRAPGVLRTDPVRPRKLGHAVLGSIDYPATRRFFTEGLGFKLSDEIKGEGAFLRCSTDHHNVLVLNAPVNFLHHTSWQVDDVDDVGRGATAMLEGNPQRHIWGLGRHHAGSNFFWYLKDPAGNFSEYYSDMDSIIDDQLWTPEVFDGARGLFSWGPPPPPSFLHPDDLAALMTGAHHAG, encoded by the coding sequence ATGGCTTTGCACCGCCTGGCCTCGGTCACGATCGGCGTGCCCGACCCGGCCGCGACGCGCGAGTACTACACCGAGTTCGGTCTCGCACCCCGATCGGACGGCTGGCTGTCCACGCGCGACGGCGGCGATCAGCTGCGATTGGTACCGGCGCCGTCGCGCCGGCTGGCCGAAATCGTCGTCGGCGCCGACGATTCCGATGATCTCGACGCGGTGGCCGCCCGGCTGCGCAGGCTCGGCCTGCCGGTGGAGCGCACCGCCGACTCGGTCGCCACCGTGGAGCCGATCGCGAATTTCCGTGCCGTGGTACGGATCTCGAACCGAATCGCCCAGCCCGCCGCGCCGGTGCCGCCCTACAACGGGCCGGGCCGCATCGAGCGCCGCGGCACCCGCGCCCCCGGCGTCCTGCGCACCGACCCGGTACGGCCACGCAAGCTCGGCCACGCGGTCCTCGGCTCGATCGACTACCCGGCCACCCGCCGCTTCTTCACCGAGGGGCTGGGTTTCAAGCTGTCCGACGAGATCAAGGGCGAGGGCGCGTTCCTGCGGTGCTCCACCGACCATCACAACGTGCTGGTGCTCAACGCGCCGGTCAACTTCCTGCACCACACCTCATGGCAGGTCGACGATGTCGACGACGTCGGCCGAGGTGCCACCGCCATGCTCGAGGGCAACCCCCAGCGGCACATCTGGGGCCTCGGACGCCACCATGCGGGCTCGAACTTCTTCTGGTACCTCAAGGATCCAGCGGGCAACTTCTCCGAGTACTACTCCGACATGGACTCGATCATCGACGATCAGCTCTGGACCCCGGAGGTCTTCGACGGCGCCAGGGGCCTGTTCAGCTGGGGCCCGCCACCACCGCCGTCATTCCTGCACCCCGACGACCTCGCGGCCCTGATGACCGGCGCGCACCACGCCGGATAA
- a CDS encoding NAD(P)-dependent oxidoreductase: protein MTAGPAENGETIMTNRQVGFIGLGKMGGAIAGRLLDAGYDVTVWSRTAAKAADLLARGATLADRPEDAIATGMVFSMLSNEAAVREVFTADRIHCAPEGFAHINHATISPAAAREFAAAGGGYLSAPVIGRPEAVVAGKLAVLISGDADVRAAAAPMLAVLGRRVWDFGDAVDAAPTVKIAVNYLILHALQALSESITLLQHAELNTERFIEMINDSIFPGVVYGGYGNAIATGTYTPAGFTTTLGLKDLNLALDTAAELGVDLPTGPALHDVFATAVEQIGADLDWASVAEVTRQRSTGRPN from the coding sequence ATGACCGCAGGCCCTGCGGAGAACGGAGAAACAATCATGACAAATCGCCAGGTGGGCTTCATCGGACTCGGGAAGATGGGCGGTGCCATCGCGGGCCGGCTGCTCGATGCCGGTTACGACGTCACCGTGTGGAGCCGGACCGCAGCCAAGGCGGCCGACCTGCTGGCGCGCGGCGCGACGCTCGCCGACCGCCCCGAGGACGCGATCGCCACCGGAATGGTCTTCTCGATGCTGAGCAACGAGGCGGCCGTGCGGGAGGTCTTCACCGCGGACCGGATCCACTGCGCGCCCGAGGGCTTCGCGCACATCAACCACGCGACCATCAGCCCGGCGGCGGCTCGCGAGTTCGCCGCGGCAGGCGGGGGTTACCTCAGCGCCCCGGTGATCGGCAGGCCCGAGGCGGTGGTGGCCGGGAAGCTCGCCGTGCTGATCTCGGGCGACGCGGACGTGCGCGCCGCGGCGGCACCGATGCTCGCCGTGCTCGGCCGCCGGGTGTGGGACTTCGGTGACGCCGTCGACGCCGCGCCGACGGTGAAAATCGCGGTCAACTATCTGATCCTGCACGCGTTGCAGGCACTGTCCGAATCGATCACCCTGCTGCAGCACGCCGAGCTGAACACGGAACGATTCATCGAAATGATCAACGACTCGATCTTCCCCGGCGTGGTGTACGGCGGCTACGGCAACGCCATCGCGACGGGCACCTACACGCCGGCGGGGTTCACCACGACCCTGGGCTTGAAGGACCTGAACCTCGCGCTGGACACCGCCGCCGAACTCGGCGTCGACCTACCGACCGGACCGGCCCTGCACGACGTGTTCGCCACCGCGGTCGAGCAGATCGGCGCGGACCTCGACTGGGCCAGCGTCGCCGAGGTCACCCGGCAACGGTCCACCGGCCGACCCAACTGA
- a CDS encoding MFS transporter has translation MNPRPQLLPESRTATRAWLGLTVLATAQFLVVLTTSIVNVALPDIGRGLGLSPIGLSWVVNGYVLAFGALLLLGGRLGDVVGRRRVFLYGTAIFTATSIAAGLAPTAVVLIAARVGQGVGAALLAPTALALVLALFPAGAGRARAIGVWGAVSGIGGVAGVLSGGLLTGVFGWRAVFFIGAPVALAVLVATISLVPADPAAGGRIDLWGAATVTGGLAALTYALSIGGQYGWTTPRVIVPLIAAVILLILFAGAQRRLSQPLVAPAILRVGGVAAANIVMTLLGAVWLGLFFFLPLYQQKVLGYTPIRAGLTQLPLAIMITTASTITPRLARRLNARALLAGALALLAAGLAWLARTPLDGRFLADIAAPSLLIGAGQGIAFVLLTARATADVPAEHTGLAGGLINTTRQIGGALGLAGLLAITTATGDSGNQPAPAHLAHAYGAAFTATAAIAALAALLTVVLRDRPAR, from the coding sequence ATGAACCCCCGACCACAGCTCCTTCCTGAATCCCGAACCGCCACCCGGGCGTGGCTCGGTCTCACCGTCCTGGCCACCGCGCAGTTCCTGGTCGTGCTGACCACCTCGATCGTCAATGTCGCGCTGCCCGACATCGGGCGCGGTCTCGGCCTGTCGCCCATCGGGCTGTCCTGGGTCGTCAACGGCTACGTACTCGCCTTCGGGGCTCTGCTGCTCCTGGGTGGCAGGCTCGGCGACGTGGTCGGACGGCGGCGGGTATTCCTCTACGGCACAGCGATTTTCACGGCGACCTCGATCGCGGCGGGACTCGCCCCCACTGCCGTGGTCCTGATCGCCGCCCGAGTCGGACAAGGGGTGGGCGCGGCACTGCTCGCCCCGACCGCGCTCGCGCTGGTGCTGGCCTTGTTTCCCGCAGGCGCGGGCCGCGCGCGGGCAATCGGGGTGTGGGGCGCGGTATCGGGCATCGGCGGCGTCGCCGGAGTGCTGTCGGGTGGCCTCTTGACCGGCGTATTCGGCTGGCGCGCAGTATTTTTCATCGGTGCACCGGTCGCGCTCGCGGTGCTGGTCGCCACGATATCGCTGGTACCCGCCGACCCCGCGGCGGGCGGCCGGATCGACCTGTGGGGCGCGGCCACCGTGACCGGTGGGCTCGCCGCACTCACCTACGCGTTGTCGATCGGCGGACAATACGGGTGGACCACGCCTCGCGTCATCGTCCCACTGATCGCGGCGGTAATACTGCTCATTCTCTTCGCCGGAGCACAGCGGCGGCTGTCGCAGCCGCTCGTCGCGCCCGCGATCCTGCGCGTCGGCGGGGTAGCGGCCGCGAACATCGTCATGACACTGCTCGGCGCGGTATGGCTGGGACTGTTCTTCTTCCTGCCGCTCTACCAGCAGAAGGTGCTCGGCTACACGCCGATTCGAGCCGGTCTCACCCAACTGCCACTGGCGATCATGATCACCACGGCTTCCACGATCACACCGAGACTTGCCCGACGCCTCAACGCCCGCGCCCTGCTGGCCGGCGCACTGGCGCTGCTCGCGGCCGGGCTGGCCTGGCTCGCGCGCACCCCGCTCGACGGGCGCTTCCTCGCCGACATCGCCGCCCCCTCGCTACTCATCGGCGCCGGACAGGGCATCGCATTCGTCCTGCTCACCGCGCGAGCCACCGCCGACGTCCCCGCCGAACACACCGGACTGGCCGGCGGACTGATCAACACCACCCGCCAGATCGGCGGCGCACTCGGACTCGCCGGGCTGCTCGCCATCACCACCGCGACCGGCGACTCCGGCAACCAACCCGCACCGGCCCATCTCGCCCACGCCTACGGCGCCGCGTTCACCGCCACCGCCGCCATCGCCGCACTCGCGGCCCTGCTCACCGTCGTCCTTCGTGACCGACCTGCACGGTGA
- a CDS encoding NADPH-dependent FMN reductase, translating into MTDKKRVAVLIGSTRPTRICAGIAAWARDTLREESALDYDLLDLAEVGLPFLDEPRRAALRQYEHEHTRAWSLLVQGYHGFLFVFPQYNWGYPGVLKNALDYLYWEWRDRPASVLTYGTHGGARGAEQLIGVLRGLHMRLLDTRVEAVITEQDVDENWQLRDLDATLRPNREPLRRLGAEMSRALDSNS; encoded by the coding sequence ATGACGGACAAGAAGCGCGTCGCGGTTCTGATCGGCAGCACCCGCCCCACGCGTATCTGCGCCGGTATAGCCGCCTGGGCACGCGACACGCTACGGGAGGAGAGCGCTCTCGACTATGACCTGCTCGATCTCGCCGAGGTCGGGCTGCCGTTCCTGGACGAACCGCGCCGAGCAGCGCTACGGCAATACGAGCACGAACACACCCGGGCGTGGAGCCTGCTCGTGCAGGGCTACCACGGCTTCCTATTCGTGTTCCCGCAATACAACTGGGGCTACCCGGGGGTTTTGAAGAACGCGCTGGACTACCTCTACTGGGAATGGCGTGATCGACCCGCGAGCGTTCTGACCTACGGCACCCACGGCGGCGCCAGGGGCGCCGAACAGCTCATCGGCGTCCTGCGCGGCCTGCACATGCGACTGCTCGACACACGCGTCGAAGCCGTCATCACCGAGCAGGACGTGGACGAGAACTGGCAGCTGCGCGACCTCGACGCCACGCTCCGCCCGAACCGGGAACCGCTGCGCAGGCTCGGTGCGGAAATGTCGCGCGCACTCGACAGCAACTCATGA
- a CDS encoding SRPBCC family protein: protein MSDLYVPQIPDNLNIRFVENRIVVERPAHVVYDWATTWSNLPKWLPFASGTEVRRGTDGVPAELGDVLLEYIFPELNEQPKEYTVVARVPGKLWAVVGRDVLDDGVPAAAMHAIATFTTFDLGDGTTLFCRLFQRLIPDTEPPGPHPVEDSAKVQPGLELLKAHIEGTAG, encoded by the coding sequence ATGTCTGACCTGTACGTACCCCAAATCCCGGACAACCTGAACATCCGGTTCGTCGAGAACCGCATCGTTGTCGAGCGCCCGGCGCATGTCGTCTACGACTGGGCGACGACCTGGTCGAATCTGCCGAAGTGGCTGCCTTTCGCGTCGGGCACCGAGGTGCGCCGCGGCACCGACGGCGTCCCGGCCGAACTCGGGGATGTGTTGCTCGAGTACATCTTTCCGGAGCTGAACGAGCAGCCGAAGGAATACACCGTGGTGGCGCGGGTGCCCGGCAAGCTGTGGGCGGTGGTCGGCCGCGACGTGCTCGACGACGGCGTCCCGGCCGCCGCGATGCACGCGATCGCCACCTTCACCACCTTCGACCTCGGTGACGGTACGACCTTGTTCTGCCGCCTGTTCCAGCGGCTGATCCCCGACACCGAGCCGCCCGGCCCGCACCCAGTCGAAGACTCGGCGAAGGTCCAGCCCGGACTGGAGCTGCTGAAAGCGCACATCGAGGGCACTGCCGGATAG
- a CDS encoding TetR/AcrR family transcriptional regulator has translation MTENTLLSKLTAPDAAVLRLLEDADQITERILAAAVEQMRVAGWRRSTVEDVAKRAGLGRATVYRRFPSKAALTEAVLHSEFRDYLAGSTAAVAGCTDVADRMAESTAYTVEYLRNHPLVRRLLETEPDAILPALTTDAGFLIEAFQEFCLAVWKRELYRDAPISAATEQHLRTVAELHIRITLSLLLTPRTAIELDTVAQARAFARRYLAPMLERD, from the coding sequence GTGACGGAGAACACGCTGCTCAGCAAGCTGACCGCGCCCGACGCGGCGGTGCTGCGCCTGCTGGAGGACGCGGATCAGATCACCGAGCGGATACTCGCCGCCGCGGTCGAGCAGATGCGGGTCGCCGGCTGGCGGCGCTCGACGGTCGAGGATGTGGCCAAGCGCGCGGGGTTGGGGCGCGCGACGGTCTACCGCCGGTTCCCGTCGAAGGCCGCGCTCACCGAGGCGGTGCTGCACAGCGAGTTCCGTGACTATCTCGCCGGTAGCACCGCGGCCGTCGCCGGTTGCACCGATGTCGCCGATCGAATGGCCGAAAGCACCGCTTACACAGTCGAATACCTGCGTAACCATCCGCTGGTGCGGCGGTTGCTCGAGACCGAGCCGGACGCCATCTTGCCCGCACTCACCACCGACGCGGGGTTCTTGATCGAGGCGTTCCAGGAATTCTGCCTGGCCGTGTGGAAGCGCGAACTCTACCGGGACGCCCCGATCTCGGCGGCGACCGAGCAGCATCTGCGTACCGTCGCCGAACTGCACATCCGGATCACGCTGTCGCTGCTGCTGACCCCGCGCACCGCCATCGAACTCGACACCGTCGCGCAGGCGCGGGCGTTCGCCCGCCGCTACCTCGCGCCGATGCTCGAACGTGATTGA
- a CDS encoding MarR family winged helix-turn-helix transcriptional regulator translates to MTTDAPDPPDLVDGLIQLSFILQAILGRLAGRQGLSVTQLRMLAVLDDREIGMRQLADILELEKSSVTGLVDRAERRGLVRRIAVPGNRRAVHVTVTADGRAVVRLVREAVRAEIGDLASTLSERQQGAFGRSIETLILHYVTRHAIPV, encoded by the coding sequence GTGACCACTGACGCACCCGACCCGCCGGACCTGGTCGACGGGCTGATTCAGCTGTCGTTCATCCTGCAGGCGATCCTCGGCCGCCTCGCCGGGCGGCAAGGGCTATCGGTCACCCAGTTGCGAATGCTCGCGGTGCTCGACGATCGCGAGATCGGCATGCGGCAACTGGCGGACATCCTGGAACTGGAGAAGTCCAGCGTCACCGGCTTGGTCGATCGAGCCGAGCGGCGCGGCCTGGTGCGGCGGATCGCCGTTCCTGGAAACCGGCGCGCCGTCCATGTCACCGTCACCGCCGACGGCCGCGCCGTCGTGCGTCTGGTACGGGAGGCGGTGCGAGCCGAGATCGGCGATCTGGCAAGCACTTTGAGCGAGCGGCAGCAGGGCGCCTTCGGTCGATCGATCGAAACACTGATCCTGCATTACGTCACCCGGCACGCAATTCCGGTGTGA